A region of Haliotis asinina isolate JCU_RB_2024 chromosome 9, JCU_Hal_asi_v2, whole genome shotgun sequence DNA encodes the following proteins:
- the LOC137296522 gene encoding uncharacterized protein — MTKEQLAKYKSGGRNSGSDSDYSYRSVYSPGGTRRVRRRRRRSDGNYSDSESYDSEKDLSGKERRLQRRLQREEREQQMQQEMAQAREILNSAHSYYSYVSDGGTRHVKRRKRHEDGTYSDSESCDEDMLEHYEDIKKAKEILGEDIDGSKKRHWKKKRKDIADDLEAKLSSDGSSSPDRLSMARDVAEDVTRTYSVISDVSEGGTRRRYRRKVLRDDDGNVIGFGSPELMSPGESDEESVRIRRDHHHSSSIIIIIAIIIIIIIIIIKNNTTTTIIIIIVIAIVIVIYSYCR, encoded by the exons ATGACGAAAGAACAATTGGCAAAGTACAAGTCAGGTGGGCGTAACTCCGGCAGCGACAGCGACTACAGTTACCGGAGTGTGTACAGTCCGGGTGGGACACGCCGGGTACGACGACGTCGACGACGATCTGATGGCAACTATAGTGACAGCGAATCCTATGACAGCGAGAAG GATCTCAGTGGGAAGGAACGACGATTGCAACGACGATTACAACGAGAAGAGCGAGAACAACAAATGCAGCAGGAAATGGCCCAAGCGCGTGAGATATTAAATAGTGCCCACAGTTACTACTCCTATGTGAGTGACGGCGGAACGCGTCACGTGAAACGTCGAAAACGTCACGAGGACGGAACTTACAGCGACAGTGAGTCATGTGACGAGGACATGTTAGAACATTACGAGGACATAAAGAAAGCAAAGGAAATTCTAGGTGAGGACATCGACGGAAGTAAAAAGAGACACTGGAAAAAGAAACGGAAAGATATTGCCGATGACCTCGAGGCCAAACTAAGCAGCGACGGATCTTCTTCCCCTGACCGCCTAAGTATGGCGCGGGATGTGGCAGAAGACGTGACTCGTACATATTCCGTTATCAGTGACGTCAGTGAAGGGGGCACGCGGAGACGTTACAGGCGTAAGGTGTTGCGAGATGACGATGGCAACGTCATCGGCTTTGGGTCTCCCGAACTCATGTCTCCCGGAGAAAGCGACGAGGAATCAGTGAGAATAAGACGAG ATCACCATCATTCAtcatccatcatcatcatcatcgctatcattatcatcatcatcatcatcatcatcaaaaacaacactaccaccaccatcatcatcatcatcgtcatcgccatcgtcatcgtcatATATTCATACTGTCGATAG